Proteins from a genomic interval of Catenulispora sp. GP43:
- a CDS encoding ribonuclease HII, with the protein MTTTPTLSMPRGVAIRSDAGIYGYERALARAGFAQVAGADEAGRGACAGPLVAGAVILRPGAGGRIPGLSDSKLLTEKARDRVRVEIEKRALSYAWVAIPAPEVDRLGLHQANIEALRRAVARLDVSPAYVLSDGFRVDGLPCPSLAMWKGDQVAACVAAASVLAKTVRDGMMTELAQRYPAYGFEVHKGYSTPAHQAALTEHGPCAEHRFTYANVANVSPRCG; encoded by the coding sequence ATGACCACTACGCCCACACTCTCGATGCCGCGCGGCGTAGCCATCCGCTCCGACGCGGGAATCTACGGCTACGAGCGCGCTCTGGCGCGTGCCGGGTTCGCTCAGGTCGCCGGCGCTGACGAAGCCGGCCGGGGCGCCTGTGCCGGGCCGCTGGTGGCCGGTGCTGTGATCCTCCGCCCCGGGGCAGGCGGCCGCATCCCCGGCTTGTCCGACTCCAAGCTGCTCACCGAGAAGGCCCGCGACCGGGTCCGCGTGGAGATCGAGAAGCGCGCGCTGTCCTATGCGTGGGTCGCCATACCGGCCCCGGAGGTGGACCGCCTGGGCCTGCACCAGGCGAACATCGAAGCGCTGCGCCGCGCCGTGGCCCGCTTGGACGTCTCCCCGGCCTATGTGCTCTCCGACGGATTCCGCGTCGACGGACTTCCCTGCCCCAGCCTGGCCATGTGGAAGGGGGACCAGGTGGCCGCCTGCGTGGCCGCCGCCTCGGTGCTGGCCAAGACGGTGCGGGACGGCATGATGACCGAGTTGGCCCAGCGCTATCCGGCGTACGGCTTCGAGGTCCACAAGGGCTACTCCACGCCCGCCCACCAGGCAGCGTTGACCGAGCACGGGCCCTGTGCGGAGCACCGGTTCACATATGCCAACGTGGCGAACGTTTCCCCGCGTTGTGGGTGA
- the lepB gene encoding signal peptidase I yields the protein MDESSETADNPVGRGEAGVPRPDQAAHDQGAGYGAHDQGAGYAASSGYAPSSGYDQSGAAGGYAGQGGYPAQGGYAGQGYPAQGGYPAPGSYDGQSGQSGQGGYAGQGGYGDYAGHSGPGGSGGPGGGSEDPGGPGGPSGPSGFGGPEGPDSQGGSEGVSPSPEDEQPAPEPAAPAGPRTWWQWVLLPFVAVWHFAFPKKPRPFIVELPFLLAIALVLAFIIKTFLVQAFVIPSGSMQNTLEINDRVLVNRFTNWMGHEPNRGDIVVFQDPGGWLDSEPVKPKNVFSKALTAVGLLPEDNGDLIKRVIGVGGDDVKCAGNGAPVTVNGVPLQESGYLYPGNLPSMEPFEVHVPQGKIWVMGDHREVSVDSRAHINGPTGGFVPLGNVVGVAVLKVWPPSHFGTLPVPSTFKKSFQALETPGAVPVAAFAMAVPITVVRRRRKLKKLDLLSN from the coding sequence GTGGACGAGAGCTCGGAGACCGCCGACAACCCGGTCGGCCGCGGCGAGGCCGGGGTCCCGCGCCCCGACCAGGCGGCACACGACCAGGGTGCCGGCTACGGGGCGCACGACCAGGGGGCCGGCTACGCGGCGTCCTCCGGGTACGCGCCGTCGTCGGGCTACGACCAGTCCGGTGCGGCCGGCGGCTACGCGGGCCAGGGCGGATACCCCGCGCAGGGCGGCTATGCCGGTCAGGGTTACCCCGCGCAGGGCGGATACCCCGCGCCAGGTAGCTACGACGGCCAGAGCGGTCAGAGTGGTCAGGGCGGCTACGCCGGGCAAGGCGGCTACGGGGACTACGCGGGGCACAGCGGTCCCGGCGGTTCCGGCGGCCCCGGCGGCGGTTCCGAGGATCCCGGCGGTCCGGGCGGTCCTTCCGGTCCTTCGGGCTTCGGCGGCCCCGAGGGTCCCGACTCCCAGGGCGGCTCCGAGGGCGTCTCGCCGTCCCCCGAGGACGAGCAGCCGGCCCCCGAGCCGGCCGCGCCGGCCGGGCCCCGCACGTGGTGGCAGTGGGTCCTGCTGCCGTTCGTGGCGGTGTGGCACTTCGCGTTCCCGAAGAAGCCGCGGCCGTTCATCGTCGAACTGCCGTTCCTGCTGGCCATCGCCCTGGTGCTGGCCTTCATCATCAAGACTTTCCTGGTCCAGGCGTTCGTCATCCCCTCCGGCTCGATGCAGAACACGCTGGAGATCAACGACCGCGTGCTGGTGAACCGGTTCACGAACTGGATGGGCCACGAGCCCAACCGCGGCGACATCGTGGTCTTCCAGGACCCGGGCGGCTGGCTGGACAGCGAGCCGGTGAAGCCGAAGAACGTCTTCAGCAAGGCCCTGACCGCGGTCGGCCTGCTGCCGGAGGACAACGGCGACCTGATCAAGCGGGTCATCGGCGTCGGCGGCGACGACGTCAAGTGCGCCGGCAACGGCGCGCCGGTCACCGTCAACGGCGTCCCGCTGCAGGAGTCGGGGTACCTGTACCCGGGCAACCTGCCGTCGATGGAGCCCTTCGAGGTGCACGTGCCCCAGGGCAAGATCTGGGTCATGGGCGACCACCGCGAGGTGTCCGTGGACTCCCGCGCCCACATCAACGGCCCGACCGGCGGCTTCGTCCCGCTGGGCAACGTGGTCGGCGTGGCGGTGCTGAAGGTCTGGCCGCCGTCGCACTTCGGCACGCTGCCGGTGCCCTCGACGTTCAAGAAGAGCTTCCAGGCGCTGGAGACGCCCGGCGCGGTGCCGGTGGCGGCCTTCGCCATGGCGGTCCCGATCACCGTGGTGCGGCGCCGTCGCAAGTTGAAGAAGCTGGACCTGCTGTCCAACTAG
- a CDS encoding YraN family protein, translating into MAGTTPFLEVEHYLTDFPSAADHSTLSPGQLGREGEDLAAAYLSACGYRVLDRNWRWRGPDVRGELDIIALASDLLITVEVKARRAGTGGRPFDAVTDAKRARLWKLTNRWLAEHRLDPAVRQHLPRGVRGIRLDVIGLLFPADGRTEPLIDHLQAV; encoded by the coding sequence GTGGCCGGGACAACCCCATTCCTGGAGGTCGAGCACTACCTGACGGACTTCCCGTCAGCGGCCGACCACAGCACCCTGTCGCCGGGCCAACTCGGCCGCGAGGGCGAAGACCTGGCGGCCGCCTACCTGTCCGCCTGCGGCTACCGCGTCCTGGACCGCAACTGGCGCTGGCGCGGCCCCGACGTCCGCGGCGAACTCGACATCATCGCCCTGGCCTCCGACCTCCTGATCACCGTCGAGGTCAAAGCCCGCCGCGCCGGCACCGGCGGCCGCCCCTTCGACGCCGTCACCGACGCCAAAAGAGCCCGCCTGTGGAAACTGACCAACCGCTGGCTGGCCGAACACCGCCTCGACCCCGCAGTACGCCAGCACCTGCCCCGCGGCGTCCGCGGCATCCGCCTGGACGTCATCGGCCTCCTGTTCCCCGCCGACGGCCGCACCGAGCCCCTCATCGACCACCTGCAGGCGGTGTGA
- a CDS encoding DUF2469 domain-containing protein gives MSAEDLEKYETEMELQLYREYRDVVGLFKYVVETERRFYLTNQVDLAVRSADGEVYFEVTMADAWVWDMYRPARFVKNVKVVTFKDVNVEELAKSDLEVPTD, from the coding sequence ATGAGCGCTGAGGACCTCGAGAAGTACGAGACCGAGATGGAGCTCCAGCTCTATCGCGAGTACCGCGACGTGGTCGGCCTGTTCAAGTACGTGGTCGAGACCGAGCGCCGCTTCTACCTGACCAACCAGGTCGACCTGGCCGTGCGCTCCGCCGACGGCGAGGTGTACTTCGAGGTGACCATGGCCGACGCCTGGGTGTGGGACATGTACCGGCCGGCGCGGTTCGTGAAGAACGTGAAGGTGGTCACCTTCAAGGACGTGAACGTCGAGGAACTGGCCAAGAGCGACCTGGAAGTCCCGACCGACTGA